The following are encoded in a window of Prochlorococcus marinus str. MIT 1013 genomic DNA:
- the hisB gene encoding imidazoleglycerol-phosphate dehydratase HisB has product MNRTRSGEISRVTKETDVFVQIDIDGSGKCDVSTGIGFLDHMIQQLSSHGLFDIKVSANGDTHVDDHHTNEDIGIAIGQALSKALGDRSGIKRFGHFLAPLDEALIQVVVDCSGRPHLSFDLDIPSQKVGTYDTELVKEFFAAVSSNSGLTLHIRQISGTNTHHIVEASFKSFARALRMATEIDPRRSGQIPSSKGVLEQAGS; this is encoded by the coding sequence ATGAACAGAACAAGATCAGGAGAAATCAGCCGAGTAACTAAGGAAACGGACGTTTTTGTCCAAATAGATATTGATGGATCTGGAAAGTGCGATGTAAGTACTGGTATTGGTTTTCTAGACCATATGATCCAACAATTATCTAGCCATGGATTATTCGATATAAAAGTAAGCGCAAATGGAGATACTCATGTAGACGATCATCACACTAATGAAGATATTGGAATCGCAATAGGACAAGCCTTATCAAAGGCACTTGGAGATCGATCTGGAATAAAGCGTTTTGGTCATTTCCTTGCTCCTCTTGATGAAGCTCTTATTCAAGTAGTAGTCGATTGCTCAGGGCGACCCCATTTAAGTTTTGATTTAGATATCCCTTCTCAAAAAGTAGGTACCTATGATACGGAGCTGGTTAAAGAATTTTTTGCTGCTGTGTCAAGCAATAGTGGCTTAACCCTCCACATAAGGCAAATATCAGGAACAAACACACACCATATAGTTGAGGCATCTTTTAAATCTTTTGCAAGAGCCTTAAGGATGGCTACTGAAATTGATCCTAGAAGATCAGGTCAAATACCAAGCAGCAAAGGAGTTCTTGAACAAGCTGGTAGTTGA
- the fabI gene encoding enoyl-ACP reductase FabI, protein MLLDLSGKKILVTGIANNRSIAWGIAQQLNAAGAELGITYLPDEKGRFEAKVKELTSPLNPSLFLPLNVQNSSQIEEVFEAIKNQWGQIDGLVHCLAFAGKEELVGNYSATSPEGFSRALEISAYSLAPLCKYAKPLFSKGAGVVTLTYLGAERAIPNYNVMGVAKAALEASVRYLSEELGPENQVRVNAISAGPIRTLASSAIGGILDMIHNVEEKAPLRRTVTQIEVGNTAAFLLSDLSSGISGQTVYVDAGYCINGM, encoded by the coding sequence ATGCTTCTCGATCTTAGTGGCAAAAAAATCCTGGTAACTGGGATAGCAAACAACAGATCAATTGCGTGGGGAATCGCTCAACAATTAAACGCAGCTGGAGCAGAGCTAGGAATCACATACTTACCAGATGAGAAAGGTCGATTCGAAGCAAAAGTCAAAGAACTAACTTCTCCGTTAAATCCAAGCTTATTTTTACCCCTGAATGTTCAAAACTCTTCTCAAATAGAAGAAGTTTTTGAAGCAATTAAGAATCAATGGGGACAGATTGATGGATTAGTCCACTGTTTAGCCTTTGCAGGAAAAGAAGAATTAGTAGGCAATTACAGTGCGACTTCTCCGGAGGGATTCTCTAGAGCACTTGAAATAAGCGCATATTCTCTTGCTCCATTGTGTAAATACGCAAAACCTCTTTTCAGTAAAGGGGCGGGAGTAGTTACTTTGACTTACTTAGGAGCAGAAAGAGCAATTCCTAATTACAACGTAATGGGTGTCGCGAAAGCAGCTTTAGAGGCTTCAGTTAGATATCTTTCAGAGGAGCTTGGTCCTGAAAATCAGGTTCGAGTTAATGCAATTAGCGCTGGACCAATAAGAACTCTCGCAAGTTCTGCTATTGGAGGGATTTTAGACATGATTCATAACGTCGAAGAAAAAGCTCCTCTTAGAAGAACCGTTACCCAAATCGAAGTAGGAAACACAGCTGCTTTCTTGCTTAGTGATCTTTCAAGTGGTATATCAGGTCAAACTGTTTATGTTGATGCTGGGTATTGCATAAATGGAATGTAA
- a CDS encoding thioredoxin family protein translates to MVRTASTMLPLGTQLPDFELEMVSGLKFSPEDPFRCASHIRSFDLTKKPLFLMVICAHCPFVKHVESGITNLFNSFGDNVQFLAVSSNSLITHPQDSPELLAYQANNLGWKFPYLFDSDQILAKALKAACTPDFYIFWPSKDGVSKLRYRGQMDGSRPGNEIPVSGDDIRLVLSSLLKGEDISTDQKPSIGCNIKWHPGMEPEWFG, encoded by the coding sequence ATGGTTCGGACTGCTTCAACAATGCTTCCACTTGGGACGCAATTACCTGATTTTGAATTGGAGATGGTTTCAGGTTTAAAATTTTCACCTGAGGATCCATTTAGATGTGCTAGCCATATTAGAAGTTTTGATCTAACTAAAAAACCATTGTTTTTGATGGTGATTTGCGCTCATTGTCCGTTTGTTAAACACGTTGAAAGTGGAATTACAAATTTGTTTAATTCTTTTGGAGATAATGTTCAATTTTTAGCTGTTTCTAGTAATAGCTTGATAACTCATCCTCAAGATTCTCCTGAATTATTAGCTTATCAAGCGAATAATCTTGGATGGAAATTTCCTTATTTGTTTGATTCTGATCAGATATTGGCAAAAGCTCTAAAGGCTGCATGCACTCCAGATTTTTATATTTTTTGGCCTTCTAAAGATGGAGTATCAAAATTGAGGTATAGGGGACAAATGGATGGAAGTCGACCTGGAAATGAAATACCTGTTTCTGGTGATGATATTCGTCTAGTGCTTAGCTCATTATTAAAGGGAGAAGATATTTCAACTGATCAAAAACCCTCCATCGGCTGCAATATTAAATGGCATCCTGGTATGGAACCTGAATGGTTTGGATGA
- a CDS encoding DegT/DnrJ/EryC1/StrS family aminotransferase produces MQIPPFSLDEQISEIGDEIEKVLIKVFRSGKYIGGEEVASFEKAFALAIETSYSVSCNSGTDALILALRSLNIGEGDEVITSSFSFFATAEAITSVGARPVFVDIDPENYLMDLDLIEKVITPRTKAILPVHLFGQPIDMDKIMAIAEVNNLKVVEDCAQAAGANWRGKPVGSYGDVGCFSFFPTKNLGAAGDGGAITTNNLELAKTIRELAVHGMPKRYFHTSIGYNSRLDSLQAAILNVKLTRLNKWIERRKAIAINYISQLSSIESIELPSNNLSNNSFHSWNQFVIRIMDNSFVKNIKSTSENVFDNTNRDLFKNELHRLGVNTIIYYPIPIHLQPAYRELGYTEGSLPITEKVCSQVISLPIFPELESIQQSYVIDKIKELFKN; encoded by the coding sequence ATGCAAATACCTCCTTTTAGTCTTGATGAACAAATTTCCGAAATTGGAGACGAGATTGAAAAAGTTTTAATTAAAGTTTTTAGAAGCGGAAAATATATTGGAGGGGAGGAAGTAGCTTCATTTGAAAAAGCTTTTGCATTAGCCATAGAAACTTCTTACTCAGTTAGTTGTAACAGTGGAACTGATGCATTAATTCTTGCCTTAAGGTCACTAAATATTGGAGAGGGTGATGAAGTAATCACATCATCATTTAGTTTTTTCGCCACCGCAGAAGCAATTACCAGTGTGGGAGCTAGACCTGTTTTTGTAGATATTGATCCAGAAAATTATCTTATGGATCTTGATCTAATTGAGAAAGTAATAACTCCTAGAACAAAAGCTATTTTGCCTGTGCATTTGTTTGGTCAGCCAATAGATATGGATAAAATAATGGCAATTGCTGAAGTGAATAATCTAAAGGTTGTAGAAGATTGTGCACAAGCGGCTGGTGCAAATTGGCGAGGTAAACCCGTAGGAAGTTATGGCGATGTGGGTTGTTTTAGTTTTTTCCCTACTAAAAACTTAGGTGCAGCAGGAGATGGAGGAGCAATAACTACTAATAATTTGGAGCTGGCAAAAACAATCAGGGAATTGGCTGTTCATGGAATGCCAAAGAGATATTTTCATACAAGCATTGGATATAATAGTAGACTCGATTCATTACAAGCTGCAATATTAAATGTTAAATTAACTCGCTTAAATAAATGGATTGAGCGAAGAAAAGCAATAGCAATTAATTATATAAGTCAATTATCATCTATAGAATCAATTGAATTACCATCTAATAATTTGAGCAATAATTCTTTCCATTCTTGGAATCAATTTGTAATAAGAATAATGGACAATTCTTTTGTCAAAAATATAAAATCTACCTCAGAAAATGTTTTTGATAATACAAATAGAGATCTATTTAAAAATGAACTTCATAGGCTTGGAGTAAATACAATAATTTATTATCCAATACCAATACATCTTCAACCTGCATATAGAGAGTTAGGGTATACAGAAGGATCTCTTCCTATTACTGAAAAAGTATGTAGTCAGGTTATTAGTTTACCTATTTTCCCAGAGTTAGAATCTATTCAGCAATCATATGTTATTGATAAAATAAAAGAACTATTTAAAAATTAA